The Chryseobacterium oranimense genome contains the following window.
AGCAGGCCCCTTAGAACCTGCTTCAAAATTAAATATACTAATATGATGACTACTTCAATGTAAACTTCACCTTCGTCTTAATAGCATCAGAAGAATTACCGATCTGTGCTTCAAAATCTCCGGGTTCAGCTACCCAGTCATGCTTGTCAGCATCAAAATAGCTCAACGCTGTTTTATCAATGGTAAAGGTTATTTCTTTCTGCTCTCCGGGATTTAAAAATACTTTTTCAAACCCTTTCAGTTCTTTTGCGGGGCGTGGTACGGAAGCTTTCATATCACTGATGTAAAGCTGGGCAACTTCAGCACCTGCTTTATTTCCGGTATTTTTTACACTTACGGTAAAAGTGATCTTGTCATCCTGAGACATCACGCTTTTATCTGCCGTTGCTTTTTCGAATTCAAATGTAGTATAGCTCAGTCCATGTCCGAAACTGAATAAAGGTTTTATCTTCTTCGTGTCATGCCAGCGGTATCCTATAAAAATACTTTCATTGTACGTAATATTGATTGGGTTCTTCTGGTCTTTACCTTTTCCGGCAGCTAATTCATCTTTCTGTCCGGGATATTCTCCCAATTGATGCGCTGAATTATCTTCGAGTTTCACAGGGAATGTAAACGGAAGCTTTCCGGAAGGGTTTGAGTCACCTGCCAAAACGGAAGCGATAGAATTACCGGCTTCAGATCCAAGATACCAGGATTGAAGTACAGAAGGAACCTCTTTAATCCATGGCATGGCTACTGCATTTCCGGAAACCAGAATTACTGCAAAGTTTTTATTTGCTTTTGCCAATGCCGAAATCACATGGTCCTGGTTGTAAGGAAGTCCGTAGCTTTTTCTGTCGTTACCTTCGCTGTCCTGGAAGTCAGATTTATTCAGCCCTCCTACGAAAATCACATAATCAGATTTTTTTGCCAGCTCTACAGCTTCGTTGAGCAATTCTTCTGCAGAACGATCATCTTTAAGGTTCTGACCGGATTTTACGCCATTGTATTCTCCGCCGATATCGCCTACATAACCTCTTGCGTACTGTACATCGGCCTGCTTACCAAACCTGCTTTTGATTCCGTCCAGTGGAAGGGTTTCATATTTTACTTTTAGCGATGAAGAACCTCCGCCGACGGTCATGACCTTAATGGCATTTTCGCCGATAACGGCAATTTTTTTAGCTTTATTAATATCAATGGGAAGTACGTTTCCTTGATTTTTCAGTAGTACAATACCTTCTTCCCCGATTTCTTTGGCTATAGCCTTATGTTCCTCAGAAGCAATATTCCCGAAAGGTTTGTTTCTGTTCATCGTGGTTTTATAAGCCAGGCGTAGAAGTCTTGTTACCTTGTCGTCAAGTTCTTTAGTTCCAACTTTTCCGTCTTTAATAAGGTCTAAGTAAGGTTTTGCCAGATAATAATTATCGTAAGCATTTTTAGTTCCTTTAGAAAGTCCGTTCGTCCAGCTGCCGAATTCAAGGTCGAGTCCATTGTGGATGGCCTGCTCTGTATTGTTGACTGCTCCCCAGTCAGATACCACAACACCTTTATAGCCCCATTCCTTTTTCAGAATGTCATTTAAAAGATATTGATTCTGGCTGGCATATTGGTTTTTGTACATATCATAAGCCCCCATGATCGTCCACGAATCACCTTCGGTTACTGCTGCTTTGAAAGGCGGAAGATAGATTTCGTAAAGCGCTCTGTCGTCTACATTAACGTTACTGGTATGGCGGAACATTTCCTGGTTGTTTAAAGCAAAATGCTTCACGGAAGTAGCCACCCCGTTAGATTGAACTCCTTTAATATAAGGAACCACCATTTTTGAAGTTAAATACGGGTCTTCCCCCATGTATTCAAAGTTTCTTCCGTTCAGGGGAGTTCTGTAAATATTAACGCCGGGTCCCAGTAGGATGTCTTTTTTTCTGTAGCGGGCTTCTTCACCAAGAGCTTTTCCGTAATTCCATGACATTTTCTTGTTCCATGTTGCAGAAAGTGCTGTAAGGGCAGGGTAGGCTATGATCGAGTCATTGGTCCATCCGGCCTGGTCCCATTCGTCCCACATCACTTCAGGCCGTACCCCGTGAGGACCGTCTGTTGTCCAGAATTCAGGAATTCCCAGTCTTGGAACACCGGGTGAGCTGAACTTGGACTGTGCATGCAGCATAGCTACTTTTTCTTCAAGCGTCATTCTTGAAAGAGCGTCCTGAATACGCTGCTCCACAGGTTTTGATTCATCTAAATAGACGGGTTGAGTTTGAGTCTGAGCCATATATGAAGCAGAAATAAGAGTGAATAAACTTACAATGGCGGTTTTCTTGAACATAAAATGCCTTTTATTGATTAACAACAAAAGTAAGTAAAATTTTTATTATCTCAAATTGAGAAAATAAAATTAAGCCAATTAATTTTAAGTTTAAGAAGTTTGAGTGTTGGAGAGTTTTAGGGTTGCGGGGTATGGGTTTCGTGTTCCGGGGTTTGAGTTTTGTGTTCTGATATTGAAGGTTGGCCTTTCGAGGGTGTGGTTGATAATTCCATAAATATTGAGTGAAGGACAAATATCTGGTGGCTGAGGCACTCGAAGCCACCAGTTTTTAGCTAAGCTCTTCCTGCCGCGACGTACAACCTGTACCCCGCACCACGAAACTCAACCCCCGCTCCCAGCATCCGCATCATTCATGATCTGCCCATCCCTTCACTGCACCGCCTTTAAAAATTTCTTCTGCTTTTTTAACCACGGCCTCTGACTGATATGCTTTTACAAAGTTTTTAACTTTTGCAGAATTCTTATTGTCATGGGTGGCAACAATTACATTCACATATGGTGAATCTTTATCTTCACTGAAAACGCCCTGTTTTTCTGCATCTAACCCAGCCTGTGAAGCGAAATTATTATTGATGATGGCAATAACCACTTCTTTGTCATCCAGTACTCTTGGCAGCTGTGGGGCTTCAATTTCCAGGATTTTCAACTGTTTTGGATTTTCCGTAATGTCGGTAACTTTAGGTAGTAATCCGACACCTTCCTTTAATTTTAACAGTCCGTTTTTCTGAAGAAGAAGTAATGACCGGCCTTCATTTGTAGGATCATTGGGAATGACGATCGTGCTTCCGTTCTGCAACTGGCTAATATTTCTGATCTTTTTTGAATAAGCCACAATAGGATATACAAAAGTATTCCCGACTACGGCCAGTTTGTATCCTCTCTGTCTCGATTGTTCATTCAAATAGGGAACATGCTGGAAGGCATTAGCTTCGATATCTCCGTTGTTTAAAGCTTCATTCGGAACTACATAATCATTGAACGGAATAAGCTCCACGTCAAGATTATATTTTTCTTTAGCCACTTTTTTTGCTGCTACGGCAATTTCCATTTCCGGGCCGTAAGTAATTCCTACTACAATATGATTCGGATCATCTTTTTTCCCTGAACATGAATTGAATATAAAGAGTCCGGCTGCTAAAAGACCTATAATGTTTATCTTTTTCATTAGATTTTTTTTGTTAAAGAGGTGGCTGAGGTACTCGAAGCCACCGTTATTGTATTTACCTGTGGTCGAATTTCTTTGCTAATCTGTCTCCTGCAAACTGTATGATGAAAACCAATACAACAAGCAGTACCAGAACTACATTCATAATCACAGCATCATAGCCGATATACCCATACTGATAGCCGATCTGTCCTAAACCGCCTGCGCCCAATGCACCTCCCATTGCGGAATAACCTACTAATGTGATTAAGGTAATCGCTGCGTTGTTTATCAGGGAAGGAAGTGCTTCCGGAAGCAATACTTTTTGAATGATCTGTAAAGGTGATGCACCCAAAGCTCTTGCGGTTTCTATCAAACCATGCGGAACCTCGAGAAGACTGTTTTCCACCAACCTGGCAATAAATGGAGCTGCTCCTACACTCAGCGGAACAAGGGCTGCATTCATTCCAATTGAAGTTCCAATAATTACCCTTGTAAATGGAATCATCCAAACAATCAAAATAATAAAAGGAATAGAGCGGAAAATATTAACCAGAATAGAGGTTACTCTATAGTAAGCTGTATTTTCCAGCAACTGGCCTTTCCTTGTTAAAAACAGTAGAATTCCGACCGGAAGTCCTAAAACAAATCCAAAAAATCCTGAAACAAACGTCATATAAACCGTTTCCCAAAGCCCCTTTCCCAATAGAGAAATTACCGAATCACTAAGCATATCCTTTTACTGTATTTTGAATTTTATTCTGGTTAAAATAATAGATCGCTTTCTGGTTGTCTTCGGTTTCTCCCTGTAGCTGAAGCAGTAGTTTTCCGAAATTGGAATCACCAAGGTATTCTACATCAGCTTTCAGGAGTTTGTAAGGTATTTTATATTGGTCGTAAAGGGTTGACAGAAGTTTTTCAACACTGATATTTTCGTTAAGTTCTATTTCCACCAGCGGAAATAAACCGTCTTGCGGTTCTTTCTGCAGTTTTTTATTAAGTTCCTGAGGTATGGTCATGATATCTGAATTTATAAATTGTCGGATCACCGGATTTTCCCTGTCCGAAATAATCTCGCTTAATGTTCCTTTTGCTAATAATTTTCCTTTGTCGATCACCGCAACATGATTGCATACAGCTTTGATAACTTCCATTTCGTGGGTAATCAGCAGGATGGTGATGCCAAGTCTTTGATTAATATCTCTTAAAAGCTGCAGGATCGACTGTGTGGTCGCCGGATCCAGTGCGCTGGTCGCTTCATCACAAAGAAGGAGATAGGGGTCATTGGCCAGAGCCCTTGCAATGGCAACTCTTTGTTTCTGCCCTCCGGAAAGGCTCTTAGGATAATCATTGGCCTTGCTTTCCAGTCCTACAATCTTCAGCAGTTCATTTACTTTTTTATTGATCTCATCTTTACTTACATGGTCAAGCTCTAAGGAAAGAGCTACATTGTCAAAAACCGTTCTTGATGAAAGCAGGTTAAAATGCTGGAAGATCATCCCGATTTTTTTTCGTTCACCTGCAAGCTGTTTAGGGCTTAGCTTAGTGAAATCCTTTCCGTTGATAATGATCTGGCCTTCGTCAGGTCTTTCCAGAAGGTTTACGGTACGGATCAGAGTACTTTTTCCTGCGCCGGAAAACCCTATGATCCCTACGATATCTCCCTTTTCAATGCTCAGGCTTACCTGATCCAGTGCTTTGAAAGACTGCTTTTTTTGATGAAATGTTTTTGAAATGTTCTTAATTTCTATCATTTTTTTAATGTATAGTTTTAATTTTAAATAGGCTGATACGGTCTCACGGTCTTATTGAAGAACCTTTTCACTCTCCTGATCTTTACTTTTGAGCGCTTCGAAAGCCTGAAGTATTTGGTCGTATTGGTAAGAAGTACTCCCAACAATATCACAGATAGGCCGTACAGCTGGCTTCCGTTAATGGTTTGCCCGGCTACGATCCAGCCTGCGAATACAGTAACGATCGGGTTAATATAAGTATGGGTACTTACCAGTGCTGCCGGCTTTACAGATAGGAGCCATATGTAAGATAAATAAGCGACTATCGATCCGAAAAATACAAGGAACAGTACTCCTGCCCATGCCGATACAGGAACATTGGAGAATGAAAAATCGTGCCATTCTCTTCTGAATGAGGCAATAATAAAGGAAGCAGCTCCGGCAATGATAAGCTGCTGGGCAATATTCATAAACGTGGACTGTGAGGCCGGGTTTTTCTTTGAATATAAAGATCCCAGAACCCATGCCACAGAACTTAATGCCAGTACAATAAATGCGGAGATCCGCAGTTTTCCGTCAGCTGCTGTATGATGTGCACTGGAAACGCTTCCATTCAGAAATAGTACTAAGCCTGCAAATCCTATAATCAATCCGATTGGAATGAATTTATCGGAGAAATAGTATTTCCAGTTTTTCTTATCAATTGCAATGAACCAAAAAGGACCTGTTGCAATGGCGATTGCTGCTTCAGAAGCAGATACATACTGTTCGCCCCAGGCTACAAGACCCGTTCCTCCGGTAAGAATCAGTATTCCGGTAATCCCGTTTTTTTTCCAGTTGGTTAAAGAATTTGCTTTTTCACCTTTAGCAACCAACCACCCCAGCATTAGCAGTCCTGCAGCTAAAAACCGGAATCCGGAAAGGATAAAAGGAGGAAATCCTTTAAGACCGAAAGAAATGGCGAGGAATGTAATTCCCCAAATCACATAAATATTGATAAATGCGAGCGGCACCAGCCAGCTGTTTTTAAGAGTGCTCATTTGTATGTTTTTGTATATTATTTATATTAAAATAAAAAGGCCCTACAACGTGGTAAGGCCTTTAGAATATGGTATATTTAAATCAAGGTCAGCCACGGAATTTCTGATGCATAGGCATACAGTTGCACATCATCATAGTTTTGATGGCCTGTTTATTTAGGGACTGATGTTTTAATTCCTGTTTCATTTTATTTCATTTCCTGAATACGGTTGCAAATATAGGACATATATTTTTATTAGTCCACTGAAATTATAGACTTTTTAATGTTTTTTGTTTATTTAATTATTAATGTATTGTTTTTCAGGTTCTTGTGTTGTTTTAAGTTTTGTTAATACATTGATTAGAAATTTAAGGGGCGGATTATTTCTTTTTGTTGGTTCAAATGTTTCGATGATATCAGCAACTAAATTTCACCTAAAAATATATAATCATTCATTAACCTTTATTCCAGATATTTATCCTGACGAAGCAAACATCAACTCCTAACTAAATTAGCAAAATCCAAAAAAAATCCCGACTTTTGTCCCCCTTCAATAATCCCGAAATTCATGAAACTTTGTATTGCCGAAAAGCCAAGTGTTGCCAGAGATATCGCCAAAGTATTAGGTGCTACAATGTCTAAGCAGGGCTATATGGAGGGCAACGGATACTGTGTGACCTGGACATTCGGACACCTCTGTACTTTAAAGGAGCCACATGATTACGGTCCTCAGTACAAATCCTGGAATCTGTTTTTACTGCCGATCATTCCAAGCAGCTTTGGGATCAAATTAATTCCAAACAAAGGCGTTGAAAACCAGTTCAAAGTGATTGAGAAATTAGTGGAGGAATGTGACGAGGTCATCAACTGTGGTGATGCCGGGCAGGAAGGAGAGCTGATTCAGCGGTGGGTTTTGCAGAAAGCAAAATGCAATAAACCTGTTCAGCGTTTATGGATTTCATCTCTTACCGAAGAAGCCATTAAAGAAGGTTTTGATAACCTGAAACCTGCTGAAGACTATAAAAACCTGTATCTGGCAGGAAATGCAAGAGCAATCGGCGATTGGCTGCTGGGAATCAATGCTACAAGGTTATTTACCAAAAAGTTTGGTGGAAATAAAGCCGTCCTTTCCATCGGAAGAGTGCAGACTCCGACTCTGGCGATGCTTGTTCAGCGTCAGAAAGAAATTGATGCTTTTACCACCGAAGAATATTGGGAGCTGAAAACAAAATACCGTGACGTTATTTTCAACGCGGCGATTGACCGTTTGAAAACCCTAGACCGGGCTGAAAAAGGACTTGAATACCTGAAATTAAATCCTTTTGAGATCGTTTCTTTCGAAATTAAAGAAGGAAAAGAGAAAAACCCAAGGCTTTTCGATCTTACCGGACTTCAGGTGGAAGCGAATAAAAAATATGGATATTCTGCAGAAAATACCTTGAATTATATCCAAAGTCTCTACGAGAAAAAGCATGTGACCTATCCGCGTGTTGATACAACTTATTTATCAGATAGCTTATATCCGAAAATAGCAGGTATTCTTCAGAAAATGTACCCTTATCAGGATCTGATTGCCCCTTTACTGGAAGCTCCGATTCCAAAATCAAAAGCTGTTTTTGATGATACAAAAGTAACAGATCACCACGCAATTACTCCAACAGAAGTTCCGCCCTCTCAAAATCTGAGCAGGGAAGAAAAGCTGATCTATGACCTTGTTGCGAAACGTTTTATCTCTGTTTTTTATCCTGAATGTAAAATCTCAAATACCCTGGTGGAAGGGAAAGTAGGAACCATTCCTTTTAAAACCAGTGGAAGACAGGTTCTGGAACCGGGATGGAGAGCTGTTTATGCCAAAGAACCGAAAGAGGAAGTAGCTGATAAAGAGAAGGAGAAAGAAGAGGAGCAGACTATTCCTGAATTTAAAGTAGGAGAAAGCGGTCCTCACGATCCTATGATTCACCAGGGGAAAACCACCCCGCCAAAACCATACACCGAAGCAACCCTGTTGAGAGCGATGGAAACTGCGGGAAAACAGGTGGAAGACGAGGAACTGCGTGAACTGCTTAAAAATAATGGAATCGGAAGGCCGTCCACCCGTGCCAATATCATTGAAACCCTTTTTAAAAGGAAATATATTGAGAAAAAAAGAAAAAATCTCATTGCTACCCAAACCGGCATCCAGTTAATTGATACCATTGAAGACGAACTCTTGAAAAGTCCCGAACTGACCGGAGAATGGGAACAAAAGCTGCGAAAAATAGAAAAAGGGGAATATGAAGCCAATCAGTTTAAAGAAGAGCTGATCCAGATGGTTTCCGACCTTACCCGAAAAGTGGTTGACGGTAAAGGAAAAGTAATCATGCTGCAGGAAGAGGAAAAAGCAGAGGAAAAAAAGAAAAGAGAGCCTGCACAGAAAAAAGAACTTCAGTCCTGGGAAGAAACAAAGTGCCCGAAATGTAAAGAACATCACCTGATCAAAGGAAAAGCAGCAGTAGGATGTTCAGATTTTAAAAATTGCGGTTTCAAAATTACCTTTGATATTTTTGGGAAGAAACTTTCTGATAAACAGCTTTTAGACTTGGTTTTAAAGGGAAAAACTTCAAAACTGAAAGGATTTACAGCTCATCCGGGAGAACTTACGGAAGGCATTTTGACTTTAAATGATGATTTTCAGGTACAGCTTTCTTAAATATTAAGCTGCCGGAAAGCTTAAGAAAGAGAATGATTTCTTGATATTGATAAGATTATGTGCTAGTTTATTGTAAACTTTTTCGGTGACTTTCCAGTGATCTGCGTAAATTTTCTGTAAAAATACTCAAGTGTATTAAAACCGGATTCAAAACATATGCTTTTAATCCCAATTTCAGGATTGCTTATGAGTAGCTGTTTGGCATGCTCTATTCTTAATTGGATAATATATTCTACCGGAGTACAGTTGTACGAATGCTTGAACTTTTTAAATAAATTTGCTTCGCTCATCCCTGCAATCACTGCGAGCTTTTTTATTGTAATGGGCTCTCTGTAATTTTTTTTGATAAAGTAAACTACATCCTGAAGTCCATTCTGCATATTTTCCGACTTGTCAGAATGTAGCAGAATATGTTTGGCATTGGTCCGCATCAATTCATAAATAAGCTCTTTCAGGCTCAAGCTTAAAAGAAAATCTGAGGTGCCATGGATATTCACGTCTATTCTTCTGTTATAGAGGTTGGTAAGGCTTCTCCACAAAGATTCGTCTGAGCTTACAAACTTCTTCACAGTATTCTCTTTCATCATAATTCCAGTTCTGTCCCAGTCCGGATGCCAGTTTTCAATAACTTCAGAGAAAACACTGTCAATATATTCCTGTTCTATATTTAATACCAGGCATTTCGTAGGTTCTTTAAAGGCAGGATGAATATCAATACTCAATTCTTTATTGCAAGGCGGAATAAATACGCTTTTTTCATTAAACTCAAATGTTTCGTCTTCACTGCGGATTATCTTATTACCACTCAGCATAAGGGTAATAACAGGTTTTTCAAAAAAGAAAGGGAAACCTTGGCAAACTACATTCGTTTCAAATACATTCAATTCACCAAAAGGAATGCTGAACACAGTTCTTTCTTCGATCTTTTCCATAACAGGTAGAGTTTAGGTTAAAAAAAATAGAGAATAGATAAATGATTTATGTCATGTTATTGTCATTTTCGAGTAGTGTAAAATACAAAATAAATTAAAACAATGGAAAATACATCATTTGCAAGAGAAACCCGCATCTCAGATACTCCATTTTTATCCTTAAATCCTTCTACCTTAGAAGTAATTGGGGAAGTGGTGAATACCTCCCGCGAAGAGATTGATGCTAAAATTGAGAAAGCAAAAAAAGCCCAGAAACTCTGGTCAGCAAGACCTGATACAGAAAGAAAAGACATTTTATTAAAAGTGGCAGAAGCCTTACAGCTGCATTCAAAAGAGCTGGCAGAATGGATTACCAGAGAACAGGGAAAACCGCTCAGTGGGCCGGGAGCCAATTTTGAAATGCAGGCTTGTGTAGGCTGGACACAGGTTCCTGCATCACTTGATTTACCCGAAGAAATTGTCTTTGAAGATGATACCCGAAAAGATGTTTTATACAGAAACCCCATCGGAATTGTTGCCGCTATTGCCCCATGGAACTGGCCCCTGATGATTGCCATCTGGCAGATTATTCCGTCACTCAGAATGGGAAATGCGGTGATCATTAAACCCTCTGAATATACAACGTTCTGCAGTCTGGAAATGATAAAAGTGATCAACAGTGTACTTCCTGAAGATATTTTGCAGGTCGTTACCGGAAGAGGCGAAGTCGGAGGCTACCTTACAGCCCATCCCGAAATCGGAAAAGTTATGTTTACAGGCTCTATTGCCACAGGAAAAAAAGTTATTGAAGCTTCTGCTAAAAATATGGCGCGATTAACACTTGAATGTGGGGGTAACGATGCCGGCATTATTCTGCCAGGACTTGATATAGCCCAACATATTGAAAATCTTTTTTGGGGAGCTTTCTTAAATATGGGACAAACCTGTGCATGTTTAAAAAGACTATACGTTCATGAAAATGATTACGAAAAAATAACTCAGGCATTGACAGACTATTGTTCCAATATCCCAATGGGAAATGGTGCGGATGAAAGTAGTGTTTTAGGGCCGGTTCAGAATAAAATGCAGTACGACAAAATCCAGGATCTCATCAGCGATTCTGAAAATGTGGATGCAGAATTTATATTCACCGGTCAAAAACCTGATCTGGAAGGATATTTTATCCCATTAACCCTTATAGGAAATGTAGATAATGGAAACCGGATTGTGGATGAAGAGCAATTTGGGCCGGTACTGCCTGTTATTAAGTATAAAACTTTGGAAGAAGCCATCAGCAAAGCCAATGATTCGGAAACCGGGCTGGGGGCTTCTGTCTGGAGTAATGATCTTGATGAAGCACAAAAAGTGGCGGCACAATTGGAAGCAGGAACAGTCTGGATCAATCAGCATGGAGCCATTCATCCGTTTGTTCCGTTCGGAGGAGTAAAACAGTCCGGCTACGGAGTAGAATTCGGCATTGAAGGGCTGAAAGCTGTAACCGTTCCTAAAATAATCAGTATCAAAAAATAAAAACAAATTGAAAACAGATGAAATATGATTTTATAGTTGTCGGATCAGGTTCGGCAGGGGCTGTTATAGCCAACAGATTAAGTGAAAATGAAAACATCAATGTACTTCTGCTGGAAGCAGGACCGGATGATAAAGTGGCGGAAGTGCAGGAACAGGCTGGCTGGCCCGCTGTATGGAATACTGAAAGAGACTGGGCCTATCATACCGTTGCCCAGGAAAGCGCAGGAGGAAATACCCGGTACTGGCCTCGTGGTAAAACACTGGGTGGTTCAAGTTCTATCAATGGAATGATTTATATCAGAGGACATCAGCAGGATTATGACAGCTGGGCTTATAAAGGATGTGTAGGCTGGGACTGGGAGAGTGTTTTACCTTACTTTAAAAAATCCGAAACCCATGAAGATGGAGGAGATAGTACCCACGGAGGAGAAGGGCCGCTTTTTGTAAGTCGCATCAAACACCCGAATACCATTTCAATTAGTGCTATTCAAGCCTGTAAAGAACTGGGCTATCCTTTGACAAATGACTTTAATAAAGAAATATGGGGAGCAGGGCTTAACCATCTAAGTGTAGGAAAAGACGGTAAAAGATGCTCAACTGCAAAAGCATTTTTAGATCCCGTGAAATCCCGTACCAATTTACATATTCAAACGGATGCTTTAGCACAGAAACTTATTTTTGATGGAGATCATTGCATTGGTGTTCAGTATTTAAAAAACGGTGAGATAGTGGAAGCAAGGGCAGAAAAAGAAGTTATTGTATCCTGCGGAACCATAGAATCGGCCAAACTTCTGATGGTTTCAGGAATCGGGGATAAAAAAGAACTGGAATCGGTAGGGATTCCGGTAATAAAAGATTTGAAAGGGGTGGGGAAAAACCTTCAGGACCATTTACTGACAAGTGTTATTTTTAAAGCTAAAAAAGAAATTCCTGCTCCACAGGCCAATCTGCTGGAAGCCCAGTTATTCTGGAAAAGCAAGGAAGAAATGATTTATCCCGATCTGCAGCCTTTGTTCATGGGAATTCCTTATTACAGCCCGGGATTCACGGGGCCGGAAAATGCCTTTACATTCTGTGCAGGATTTATCAGACCTGCAAGTAAAGGATATATTAAACTGACCTCTTCCGATCCTGCAGCACCATTGGAAATCAATCCAATGTACCTTTCCGAGGAATCTGACCTTGAAGCTCTTTACCAATGTGTCGAGATATGTCGTGAAATGGGCAGAACAGAAGCAATGAAAGAATGGAATGACGGTGAAATTTATCCGGGCGAAGGAAAAACAAAAGAGGAAGTAATCGATTATATCAAGAAATCATGTTCTACCTATCATCACATGACAGGAACCTGCAAAATGGGAACAGACAGTTATTCTGTAGTTGATCCTAGACTGAAGGTATATGGTATAAAAGGATTGAGGGTGGCAGATGCTTCTATTATGCCGGACGTTGTTTCAGGAAATACCAATGCACCTACCATCATGATTGGAGAAAAGGCAGCTGATATGAT
Protein-coding sequences here:
- a CDS encoding methionine ABC transporter ATP-binding protein; protein product: MIEIKNISKTFHQKKQSFKALDQVSLSIEKGDIVGIIGFSGAGKSTLIRTVNLLERPDEGQIIINGKDFTKLSPKQLAGERKKIGMIFQHFNLLSSRTVFDNVALSLELDHVSKDEINKKVNELLKIVGLESKANDYPKSLSGGQKQRVAIARALANDPYLLLCDEATSALDPATTQSILQLLRDINQRLGITILLITHEMEVIKAVCNHVAVIDKGKLLAKGTLSEIISDRENPVIRQFINSDIMTIPQELNKKLQKEPQDGLFPLVEIELNENISVEKLLSTLYDQYKIPYKLLKADVEYLGDSNFGKLLLQLQGETEDNQKAIYYFNQNKIQNTVKGYA
- a CDS encoding glycoside hydrolase family 3 C-terminal domain-containing protein, yielding MFKKTAIVSLFTLISASYMAQTQTQPVYLDESKPVEQRIQDALSRMTLEEKVAMLHAQSKFSSPGVPRLGIPEFWTTDGPHGVRPEVMWDEWDQAGWTNDSIIAYPALTALSATWNKKMSWNYGKALGEEARYRKKDILLGPGVNIYRTPLNGRNFEYMGEDPYLTSKMVVPYIKGVQSNGVATSVKHFALNNQEMFRHTSNVNVDDRALYEIYLPPFKAAVTEGDSWTIMGAYDMYKNQYASQNQYLLNDILKKEWGYKGVVVSDWGAVNNTEQAIHNGLDLEFGSWTNGLSKGTKNAYDNYYLAKPYLDLIKDGKVGTKELDDKVTRLLRLAYKTTMNRNKPFGNIASEEHKAIAKEIGEEGIVLLKNQGNVLPIDINKAKKIAVIGENAIKVMTVGGGSSSLKVKYETLPLDGIKSRFGKQADVQYARGYVGDIGGEYNGVKSGQNLKDDRSAEELLNEAVELAKKSDYVIFVGGLNKSDFQDSEGNDRKSYGLPYNQDHVISALAKANKNFAVILVSGNAVAMPWIKEVPSVLQSWYLGSEAGNSIASVLAGDSNPSGKLPFTFPVKLEDNSAHQLGEYPGQKDELAAGKGKDQKNPINITYNESIFIGYRWHDTKKIKPLFSFGHGLSYTTFEFEKATADKSVMSQDDKITFTVSVKNTGNKAGAEVAQLYISDMKASVPRPAKELKGFEKVFLNPGEQKEITFTIDKTALSYFDADKHDWVAEPGDFEAQIGNSSDAIKTKVKFTLK
- the metQ gene encoding methionine ABC transporter substrate-binding lipoprotein MetQ, which codes for MKKINIIGLLAAGLFIFNSCSGKKDDPNHIVVGITYGPEMEIAVAAKKVAKEKYNLDVELIPFNDYVVPNEALNNGDIEANAFQHVPYLNEQSRQRGYKLAVVGNTFVYPIVAYSKKIRNISQLQNGSTIVIPNDPTNEGRSLLLLQKNGLLKLKEGVGLLPKVTDITENPKQLKILEIEAPQLPRVLDDKEVVIAIINNNFASQAGLDAEKQGVFSEDKDSPYVNVIVATHDNKNSAKVKNFVKAYQSEAVVKKAEEIFKGGAVKGWADHE
- the metI gene encoding methionine ABC transporter permease MetI; this translates as MLSDSVISLLGKGLWETVYMTFVSGFFGFVLGLPVGILLFLTRKGQLLENTAYYRVTSILVNIFRSIPFIILIVWMIPFTRVIIGTSIGMNAALVPLSVGAAPFIARLVENSLLEVPHGLIETARALGASPLQIIQKVLLPEALPSLINNAAITLITLVGYSAMGGALGAGGLGQIGYQYGYIGYDAVIMNVVLVLLVVLVFIIQFAGDRLAKKFDHR
- a CDS encoding EamA family transporter, which produces MSTLKNSWLVPLAFINIYVIWGITFLAISFGLKGFPPFILSGFRFLAAGLLMLGWLVAKGEKANSLTNWKKNGITGILILTGGTGLVAWGEQYVSASEAAIAIATGPFWFIAIDKKNWKYYFSDKFIPIGLIIGFAGLVLFLNGSVSSAHHTAADGKLRISAFIVLALSSVAWVLGSLYSKKNPASQSTFMNIAQQLIIAGAASFIIASFRREWHDFSFSNVPVSAWAGVLFLVFFGSIVAYLSYIWLLSVKPAALVSTHTYINPIVTVFAGWIVAGQTINGSQLYGLSVILLGVLLTNTTKYFRLSKRSKVKIRRVKRFFNKTVRPYQPI
- a CDS encoding type IA DNA topoisomerase; its protein translation is MKLCIAEKPSVARDIAKVLGATMSKQGYMEGNGYCVTWTFGHLCTLKEPHDYGPQYKSWNLFLLPIIPSSFGIKLIPNKGVENQFKVIEKLVEECDEVINCGDAGQEGELIQRWVLQKAKCNKPVQRLWISSLTEEAIKEGFDNLKPAEDYKNLYLAGNARAIGDWLLGINATRLFTKKFGGNKAVLSIGRVQTPTLAMLVQRQKEIDAFTTEEYWELKTKYRDVIFNAAIDRLKTLDRAEKGLEYLKLNPFEIVSFEIKEGKEKNPRLFDLTGLQVEANKKYGYSAENTLNYIQSLYEKKHVTYPRVDTTYLSDSLYPKIAGILQKMYPYQDLIAPLLEAPIPKSKAVFDDTKVTDHHAITPTEVPPSQNLSREEKLIYDLVAKRFISVFYPECKISNTLVEGKVGTIPFKTSGRQVLEPGWRAVYAKEPKEEVADKEKEKEEEQTIPEFKVGESGPHDPMIHQGKTTPPKPYTEATLLRAMETAGKQVEDEELRELLKNNGIGRPSTRANIIETLFKRKYIEKKRKNLIATQTGIQLIDTIEDELLKSPELTGEWEQKLRKIEKGEYEANQFKEELIQMVSDLTRKVVDGKGKVIMLQEEEKAEEKKKREPAQKKELQSWEETKCPKCKEHHLIKGKAAVGCSDFKNCGFKITFDIFGKKLSDKQLLDLVLKGKTSKLKGFTAHPGELTEGILTLNDDFQVQLS